One part of the Glycine soja cultivar W05 chromosome 11, ASM419377v2, whole genome shotgun sequence genome encodes these proteins:
- the LOC114373896 gene encoding gamma conglutin 1-like has translation MNPFTVVHSAIFKPLVREFSKQAGQRKIRKVAPVAPFGVCFDFSTIGRTVTGLDLPTIELELEGGVKWTIYGGNSMVLVNKKVACLGFVDGGKEPRTSVVIGGHQLEDNLLEFDLVSSKLNFSSSLLLHDNARCSHFRS, from the coding sequence ATGAATCCCTTCACGGTTGTACACAGTGCCATATTCAAACCCCTTGTTAGGGAATTTTCGAAGCAAGCTGGTCAGAGAAAGATAAGGAAAGTGGCACCAGTGGCACCGTTTGGAGTGTGTTTTGATTTTAGCACCATTGGTAGGACTGTCACTGGACTTGATTTGCCCACTATTGAGTTGGAGTTGGAAGGGGGAGTAAAGTGGACAATTTATGGTGGCAATTCAATGGTATTGGTGAACAAAAAGGTGGCGTGCCTTGGATTTGTGGATGGAGGTAAAGAGCCAAGGACATCGGTTGTTATTGGTGGGCATCAGTTGGAGGATAACCTTCTGGAGTTTGATTTGGTTTCTTCCAAACTAAACTTCAGCTCCTCCCTCCTTCTTCATGATAATGCAAGATGCTCCCACTTCAGAAGCTAA
- the LOC114373585 gene encoding transcription factor MUTE-like, translating into MSHIAVERNRRRQMNEHLKVLRSLTPCFYIKRGDQASIIGGVIEFIKELHQVRQALESQKRRKSLSPSPGPSPRTLQPTFHQLDSSSMIGTNSFKELGASCNSPVADVEVKISGSNVILKVICHRIPGQVAKIITVLESLSFEVLHLNISSMEETVLYQFVVKIELGCQLSLEELAMEVQQSFCSDAIIAL; encoded by the exons ATGTCTCACATAGCCGTCGAGAGGAACAGGAGAAGACAGATGAATGAACATCTCAAAGTTTTAAGATCTTTGACCCCATGTTTCTATATCAAAAGG ggAGATCAAGCATCTATAATAGGGGGTGTTATAGAATTCATCAAGGAGTTACACCAAGTTCGTCAAGctttggagtcccagaaaagaagaaagagtttGAGCCCTAGCCCTGGCCCAAGTCCACGAACACTGCAGCCAACGTTTCATCAACTTGATAGCTCCTCCATGATTGGGACCAATTCTTTCAAGGAACTAGGAGCAAGCTGCAACTCTCCTGTTGCGGATGTTGAAGTGAAAATCTCGGGTTCAAACGTGATCTTGAAAGTCATTTGCCACAGAATTCCTGGTCAAGTTGCAAAGATCATAACTGTTTTGGAGAGTCTTTCCTTTGAAGTTCTTCATTTGAACATCAGCAGCATGGAGGAGACTGTCCTGTACCAATTTGTGGTCAAG ATTGAGCTGGGTTGTCAACTAAGCCTGGAGGAACTAGCAATGGAAGTGCAACAAAGCTTCTGCTCAGATGCTATAATTGCGCTGTGA